Proteins from a single region of Gambusia affinis linkage group LG12, SWU_Gaff_1.0, whole genome shotgun sequence:
- the LOC122840987 gene encoding midnolin-like: MEQPKTQRRGFPTPQPAGGEPPMRLTITSTTGCPVELSVQRGETAEGLRKLISQKLGLQTDRIIVVHKDSHLTAGTLMEQGVTDGSRLTLVPVIETGSVSSTRERTVMDKLESLTESQIEDFLSGRLPLTLSLGAGAHTMYVQLQLSQEVRELQGNTDSVVQTRCKPQTAPANNGNLLEASSAGSSLGFTTSQTSSPPLPSARSASSLQCSSQKPRTSFISSTSVALEHCMDPPLVRRSQSDCKPALPLDSTHPPNLPPAATPVCSSRPTSSEPGPISAFIEGDVPAHKSQPPGAVIDSVMSHSPGVFSGTFSGTLAPCSHGGISHPRRGIAIILQILNDLLRAACHHQGALLPPLCNECTASNLPDSHLTPEDPCMGRNGQPPTQSTARSGGDESQTLHSSEENKTMHCKMERLQLLMHQRRRHRRIRRCSLLHGFAQPNQHRLHRS; encoded by the exons CACTTCAACAACCGGCTGCCCGGTGGAGCTCAGTGTCCAGCGTGGAGAGACTGCGGAGGGGCTGAGGAAGCTCATCTCCCAGAAACTGGggctgcagacagacagaatcATAGTGGTGCATAAAGACAG CCACCTGACTGCAGGGACACTGATGGAGCAGGGTGTGACAGATGGCAGCAGACTGACTCTAGTCCCAGTTATTGAGACTGGTTCAGTA AGTTCAACGAGAGAGAGGACAGTGATGGACAAGCTGGAGAGTTTAACAGAATCCCAG ATAGAGGACTTCCTTTCGGGGCGCCTGCCTCTGACCCTCAGCCTTGGAGCCGGGGCCCACACGATGTATGTGCAGCTCCAGCTGTCGCAGGAGGTCAGGGAGCTCCAGGGGAACACGGACTCAGTGGTTCAGACCAGATGCAAACCTCAAACTGCACCGGCGAACAATGGGAACCTCCTGGAGGCATCCTCTGCGGGGTCCTCCTTAGGATTCACCACCTCACAGACTTCCTCTCCTCCCTTGCCCTCGGCTCGCTCTGCATCCTCCCTCCAATGTAGCAGTCAGAAACCCAGAACTTCCTTTATCTCGTCCACAAGCGTAGCACTTGAGCACTGCATGGATCCTCCGTTAGTGCGGCGCTCACAGTCTGACTGCAAACCTGCTTTGCCTTTGGACTCTACACATCCTCCAAATCTACCTCCTGCAGCTACACCAGTCTGTTCATCCAGACCCACCAGTTCTGAACCAGGACCAATTTCAGCCTTCATAGAG ggaGATGTTCCTGCACATAAGTCACAGCCTCCAGGGGCGGTCATTGACAGCGTCATGAGTCACTCTCCAGGCGTCTTCTCTGGGACGTTTTCTG GGACACTGGCCCCGTGCAGTCATGGAGGCATCAGTCATCCTCGTCGCGGCATCGCCATCATTCTCCAAATCCTCAACGACTTGCTCAGAGCTGCCTgccaccaccagggggcgctgctgCCTCCTTTATGTAACGAGTGCACTGCCTCAAACCTTCCAGACAGCCATCTCACCCCAGAGGATCCCTGCATGGGAAGAAATGGACAACCACCAACCCAAAGCACAGCGCGCAGCG gAGGGGATGAGAGTCAGACGCTTCACTCCTctgaagagaataaaacaaTGCACTGCAAGATGGAGCGCCTGCAGCTTCTGATGCATCAGAGGCGTCGCCATAGGCGGATTCGTAGGTGTTCTCTCCTCCATGGATTCGCTCAACCAAACCAGCACCGGCTCCACCGTTCCTAG